One genomic segment of Blastopirellula marina includes these proteins:
- a CDS encoding SDR family NAD(P)-dependent oxidoreductase, with the protein MSVKSLFDLTGRSVLVTGGSKGIGKTIARAFAECGANVGITARHQDELEAAAVEIAQGLSVQVEYRVCDMSDRAAVDLMAIDMLKTFGGIDVLVNNAGTNKPQILTETTDEVWDDVLELNFTACMRLARHVVPSMKEKRWGRIIHLSSVMALASNAGRGLYSGTKAALIGMARAHALELGPHGITVNCICPGPIATDLPMSLLNDEQKQRFADRTAVKRWGETIDMVGPALLLGSDAGAYITGTTILADGGLICRTFD; encoded by the coding sequence ATGTCCGTAAAAAGCCTTTTTGACCTGACCGGCCGCTCGGTTCTCGTAACCGGGGGAAGCAAGGGAATCGGCAAGACCATCGCCCGAGCCTTCGCTGAATGCGGAGCGAACGTCGGCATCACGGCCCGCCATCAAGACGAACTGGAAGCTGCCGCCGTCGAGATTGCCCAGGGGCTTAGCGTGCAGGTCGAGTACCGCGTGTGCGACATGAGCGACCGAGCCGCGGTCGATCTAATGGCGATCGACATGCTGAAAACGTTTGGCGGGATCGACGTACTGGTAAATAATGCAGGTACCAACAAACCTCAAATCTTAACGGAAACTACCGACGAAGTTTGGGATGACGTGTTAGAACTGAACTTCACCGCGTGCATGCGTTTAGCGCGTCATGTCGTTCCAAGCATGAAGGAAAAACGCTGGGGGAGAATCATTCACCTTTCCAGTGTCATGGCGTTGGCCTCTAATGCGGGTCGCGGGCTGTATTCGGGAACGAAGGCAGCACTTATTGGGATGGCCAGGGCGCATGCGTTAGAATTGGGGCCACACGGGATTACTGTCAACTGCATTTGTCCGGGCCCCATTGCGACCGACCTCCCCATGAGCTTGTTGAACGACGAGCAGAAACAGCGTTTCGCTGATCGAACCGCCGTGAAAAGGTGGGGCGAAACCATCGACATGGTGGGGCCGGCCTTGTTGCTGGGCAGTGACGCCGGTGCTTACATTACAGGAACAACCATCCTTGCCGATGGTGGACTTATTTGCCGAACGTTTGACTGA
- a CDS encoding 1,2-dihydroxy-3-keto-5-methylthiopentene dioxygenase: MASISVPDENRTITDIQEIVDFLKPFGIWYEKWDVAGRIGEKATNEEILEAYKPEIDRLKEQGGFVTADVINVSPETPNLDALLEKFNKEHTHSEDEVRFTVEGAGVFHIHPENGPVFAVLVESGDLINVPRDTQHWFNLCSDRHIRCIRLFEDPSGWTPHYMEDGVHVKYSPLCWGPDYLAKADDIDPVVKL, from the coding sequence ATGGCCAGCATTTCCGTACCAGACGAAAACCGAACCATCACCGACATTCAAGAGATCGTCGACTTCCTGAAGCCGTTTGGCATCTGGTATGAAAAGTGGGACGTCGCCGGTCGCATCGGCGAAAAGGCCACCAACGAAGAGATCCTGGAAGCTTACAAGCCTGAGATCGATCGCCTGAAAGAACAAGGTGGATTCGTCACGGCCGACGTCATCAACGTTTCGCCGGAAACCCCCAACCTGGATGCACTGCTCGAGAAGTTCAACAAAGAGCATACCCACAGCGAAGACGAAGTTCGCTTCACCGTCGAAGGGGCAGGCGTCTTTCATATCCATCCCGAGAACGGCCCGGTCTTCGCCGTGCTGGTCGAATCTGGCGACCTGATCAACGTGCCGCGTGATACGCAGCACTGGTTCAATCTGTGCAGCGATCGCCACATCCGTTGCATTCGCCTGTTCGAGGACCCTTCCGGCTGGACGCCTCACTACATGGAAGATGGCGTGCACGTGAAGTACTCGCCACTATGCTGGGGTCCAGACTACCTGGCGAAAGCCGACGATATCGATCCCGTGGTGAAGCTCTAA
- a CDS encoding response regulator: MNSENQPPAALRVLLVEDNAFDVLMAERILRRAEIPCIITHVDRLTAGVEKALEGTDLVLLDLHLPDAERHEALAAVGRFRVPVIVFTGDPSPLRTYEAGRAGAIAALSKFAAHTELLPTILFACGVCHASGTLPTNVAEAIEKAYR, from the coding sequence ATGAACAGCGAAAACCAGCCGCCGGCCGCCCTTCGCGTGCTGCTTGTCGAAGACAATGCTTTCGACGTCCTGATGGCCGAGCGGATTCTACGGCGTGCCGAAATCCCGTGCATCATCACGCACGTTGATAGGCTCACGGCCGGCGTGGAAAAAGCACTCGAGGGTACCGACCTCGTGTTGCTCGACCTTCATTTACCAGACGCCGAAAGGCACGAAGCACTGGCTGCCGTCGGACGCTTCCGTGTCCCGGTGATAGTCTTCACCGGCGATCCAAGCCCGCTACGCACGTATGAAGCCGGCCGAGCCGGTGCCATTGCGGCATTGTCGAAGTTTGCCGCCCATACCGAACTGTTACCCACGATTTTGTTTGCTTGTGGCGTGTGCCATGCCTCGGGCACGCTACCGACCAACGTTGCCGAGGCGATCGAAAAGGCGTACCGATGA
- the mtnB gene encoding methylthioribulose 1-phosphate dehydratase: MSTDIQTKSSPSHPALSGLDKAVQGLRETGQYFFDRGWSVGTSSNYSVVVNRSPLQLVVTASGMDKGRLAPNDFVRCNYDGNQVDSDNMPTTDQPRSSAETQLHVVLARMEDVGSVLHTHSVWGTLLSDTFGDAGGFEIEGYEMLKGLAGVKTHQHTEFVPVFENTQDIPRLAEKVEKRVHDESLPPIHGFLIRNHGLYTWGEDLAEARRHIEIYEFLFEVVGRKLAAQGKLCPAK, encoded by the coding sequence ATGAGCACCGATATCCAGACGAAGAGTTCTCCTTCCCACCCTGCCCTGTCCGGCCTCGATAAGGCGGTCCAGGGGCTGCGGGAAACGGGCCAGTATTTCTTCGATCGCGGCTGGTCCGTAGGCACGAGCAGCAACTACAGCGTCGTCGTCAATCGCAGCCCACTGCAATTGGTGGTTACCGCCAGCGGCATGGATAAGGGTCGCCTGGCTCCCAACGATTTCGTTCGCTGCAACTACGACGGCAACCAGGTCGACTCGGACAACATGCCAACGACCGATCAGCCTCGCTCTTCGGCCGAGACCCAACTGCACGTGGTTCTCGCTCGGATGGAAGACGTTGGCTCGGTGCTGCACACGCACTCGGTCTGGGGTACGCTATTGTCCGATACGTTCGGCGATGCTGGCGGCTTCGAGATCGAAGGGTACGAAATGCTCAAAGGCCTGGCCGGCGTGAAGACCCACCAGCACACCGAGTTCGTGCCGGTCTTCGAGAACACCCAAGACATCCCCCGGCTTGCCGAGAAGGTCGAGAAGCGCGTCCACGACGAATCGCTGCCACCGATCCACGGCTTCCTGATTCGCAACCACGGCTTGTATACCTGGGGCGAGGACCTCGCCGAAGCTCGACGACATATCGAGATTTATGAGTTCCTATTCGAGGTCGTAGGCCGTAAACTAGCCGCACAAGGCAAGCTTTGTCCTGCCAAGTAA
- a CDS encoding DNA-methyltransferase, with the protein MTKRTQAIKRIYSGRGIELYRGDCLQAMEQMKRRGVEFDAVMTDPPYSSGGLHLSSRQKCTNEKYRQTGHKIEMKAFLGDNMDQRSYRLWAMTWLGTAAELLKPGGLVCLFTDWRQLPTMTDILQGAGLNWCGIVPWDKKNTRPRIGGFNQRCEFIVWGTKGTRPRVGPSLPGAYQMSPVSTQRRVHFAEKPVELMKQLLRAVSESGGESVLDPFAGGATTLVAARELGLRAVGIEKSEAIAEDARQRLKAKPEKISA; encoded by the coding sequence ATGACGAAACGAACCCAAGCAATCAAGCGTATCTACTCCGGCCGCGGCATCGAACTCTATCGTGGCGACTGTTTGCAGGCCATGGAGCAAATGAAGCGGCGCGGCGTTGAATTCGACGCCGTGATGACCGACCCGCCCTATTCCAGCGGCGGTTTGCATCTCAGCTCTCGGCAGAAATGCACCAACGAGAAGTACCGCCAGACGGGCCACAAAATCGAGATGAAGGCATTTCTCGGCGATAACATGGACCAACGTTCCTATCGCTTGTGGGCCATGACCTGGCTAGGCACGGCCGCCGAGCTGCTCAAGCCTGGCGGGCTCGTTTGTTTGTTCACCGACTGGCGACAATTGCCAACCATGACCGACATTCTCCAAGGAGCCGGCCTGAATTGGTGTGGCATCGTGCCGTGGGACAAGAAGAACACGCGGCCACGCATCGGCGGCTTCAACCAGCGTTGTGAATTCATCGTATGGGGCACCAAGGGCACACGCCCGCGCGTGGGGCCTTCGCTGCCAGGTGCTTACCAGATGTCGCCTGTGTCGACGCAAAGGCGTGTGCATTTCGCAGAGAAGCCGGTCGAGCTTATGAAACAACTTCTCCGCGCCGTCTCGGAAAGTGGGGGCGAATCAGTTCTCGATCCCTTCGCCGGTGGTGCCACGACCCTGGTTGCCGCTCGCGAGTTGGGGCTCCGCGCCGTGGGAATCGAGAAAAGCGAAGCAATCGCCGAGGATGCCCGCCAGCGGTTGAAGGCGAAGCCGGAGAAGATATCGGCATGA
- a CDS encoding GspE/PulE family protein, producing MSTQNHNSTGIDFSHVNMSNLEPEAQMRLLIEHCSMTGASDLFIFAGEPECQIAMRLWGRMRPITHVSSAEGRQLLNYVKALAGIDITERRRPQDGRWIYRDDEKVIDLRLNLIPTREGEDLTIRLLDRDTNLLSIDQIGLGRHDRNALMEMLQSSSGLILVTGPTGTGKTTTMYACLQYLNDGSRKINTLEDPIEFSLPGIRQSQVNLKVGLDFSDLLRGVIRQQPDVIMVGEIRDKETAITAVRAANSGHLVLATLHAPVATGAVQSMLSFDIHPYFLASCLRGVIAQRLVRVLDTETRVKYDLGGNHTTFADIESLLEDGQGGYFYGPDPSAGNEGYKGRTAIFEMVTMNKALRDAIINRKPTHELERLAEELGMITFRKAAMLKVARGETSMEEVFKSVPVEYLDLETTN from the coding sequence GTGTCAACGCAGAATCATAATTCGACTGGAATCGACTTCTCGCACGTCAACATGAGCAACCTCGAACCGGAAGCCCAGATGCGGCTTCTGATCGAACACTGCTCGATGACCGGCGCGAGCGATCTGTTTATCTTTGCTGGCGAGCCTGAGTGCCAGATCGCGATGCGGTTGTGGGGACGCATGCGTCCCATCACCCATGTGTCGTCGGCCGAGGGGCGTCAACTGCTCAACTACGTGAAGGCCCTCGCCGGGATCGATATCACCGAGCGTCGCCGACCCCAGGATGGTCGCTGGATTTATCGCGACGACGAAAAGGTGATCGACCTCCGGTTGAACCTGATCCCGACGCGCGAAGGGGAAGACCTCACCATTCGCCTGCTCGACCGCGATACCAACTTGCTTTCGATCGACCAGATCGGCCTTGGTCGTCACGATCGAAACGCGTTGATGGAGATGCTTCAATCGTCGTCTGGCCTCATCCTGGTTACCGGCCCGACTGGCACCGGCAAGACAACCACGATGTATGCCTGCCTGCAGTATCTCAACGACGGCAGTCGCAAGATCAACACGCTGGAAGATCCGATCGAGTTCTCGCTGCCTGGTATTCGCCAATCGCAAGTGAACTTGAAGGTCGGACTCGACTTCTCGGATCTGCTGCGTGGTGTGATTCGTCAGCAGCCGGACGTGATCATGGTGGGTGAGATTCGCGATAAGGAAACGGCCATCACTGCCGTGCGAGCCGCCAACAGTGGGCACCTGGTGCTCGCCACGCTGCATGCCCCTGTCGCCACCGGCGCGGTGCAAAGCATGTTGTCCTTCGACATTCACCCTTACTTCCTGGCCAGTTGTTTGCGGGGTGTGATTGCCCAGCGACTGGTTCGCGTGCTCGATACCGAGACGCGCGTGAAGTACGACCTGGGTGGTAACCATACCACGTTCGCCGATATCGAGTCGCTTCTGGAAGATGGCCAGGGAGGTTACTTCTACGGCCCCGACCCATCCGCCGGCAACGAAGGCTACAAGGGCCGCACGGCGATCTTCGAGATGGTGACCATGAACAAAGCGCTTCGCGACGCCATCATCAATCGCAAGCCGACCCACGAACTGGAAAGGCTGGCCGAAGAACTAGGCATGATCACCTTCCGCAAAGCGGCCATGCTTAAAGTTGCCCGCGGAGAAACGAGCATGGAAGAAGTCTTCAAAAGCGTCCCCGTCGAATACCTCGATCTGGAAACGACGAACTAA
- the mtnC gene encoding acireductone synthase, giving the protein MPSPWNVILLDIEGTTSSVSYVFDVMFPYVLRELDAYLVSAWNEPALAPVLDQIAKDAGSEDFATWTADCANEAERREKVAAEIRRLMDGDVKATGLKALQGMIWKDGFERGEMTAQVYADVPEALEAWTTAGLRVFIYSSGSIGAQKLFFGHSEAGNLLKYFSGHFDTTTGPKKEAASYNTIAAEVAEPAEKILFISDIVAELDAAKEAGMCTLLSIRPGNKPVEDGHIHEAISSFAQVSLG; this is encoded by the coding sequence ATGCCGTCTCCCTGGAATGTCATCCTGCTGGACATCGAGGGAACGACTTCAAGCGTTTCCTACGTGTTTGATGTCATGTTCCCGTATGTCCTGCGCGAGCTCGACGCCTACCTGGTGTCGGCGTGGAACGAGCCTGCGCTGGCACCGGTGCTCGATCAGATCGCCAAGGATGCCGGTAGCGAAGACTTCGCGACCTGGACTGCCGATTGTGCCAACGAAGCCGAGCGGCGTGAAAAGGTCGCCGCCGAGATTCGCCGACTGATGGATGGCGACGTCAAAGCGACCGGGCTCAAAGCACTGCAGGGAATGATCTGGAAGGATGGCTTCGAGCGCGGCGAGATGACCGCCCAGGTTTATGCCGACGTACCGGAAGCCCTCGAAGCCTGGACCACGGCAGGGCTTCGCGTTTTCATCTACTCGTCGGGCAGCATCGGGGCCCAGAAGTTGTTCTTCGGACACAGCGAGGCTGGCAACCTTTTGAAGTACTTCTCTGGGCACTTCGATACGACAACCGGCCCCAAGAAGGAAGCCGCAAGCTACAACACGATCGCGGCCGAAGTTGCCGAGCCTGCCGAGAAGATCTTGTTCATCAGTGATATCGTGGCCGAACTCGACGCGGCGAAAGAAGCAGGCATGTGCACCTTGCTGAGCATTCGCCCTGGCAACAAGCCGGTCGAAGATGGCCACATACACGAAGCGATTTCCAGCTTCGCCCAGGTTTCTCTGGGCTAG
- a CDS encoding tRNA-(ms[2]io[6]A)-hydroxylase: protein MLHLKSETGPRWLEQVENHTDLVLIDHAHCEKKAAGTALNLLFAYVEDEELCREMTSIVNEELEHFHMVLQLLKKRGIPFRRLKPSNYGAQLHELIRNQEPQRAVDRLLVAGLIEARSCERFGQLRKHLPDAELRDFYDSLFESEARHHAVYVRLAKHFAPESEVMARLEELSAAEAAIIAAGDENARMHS from the coding sequence ATGTTGCACCTGAAATCTGAGACAGGCCCGCGTTGGCTCGAACAGGTCGAGAATCACACAGACCTGGTCCTGATCGATCATGCCCACTGCGAAAAGAAAGCGGCCGGTACGGCTCTGAATCTGCTTTTCGCCTACGTGGAAGACGAAGAACTGTGCCGCGAGATGACCTCGATCGTCAACGAGGAACTCGAGCATTTTCATATGGTGCTTCAACTGCTCAAGAAACGAGGCATCCCGTTTCGCCGCTTGAAACCGAGTAACTACGGGGCCCAACTGCACGAGCTGATCCGCAACCAGGAACCGCAACGGGCCGTCGATCGGCTGCTGGTTGCCGGCTTGATTGAAGCCCGCAGCTGCGAACGTTTCGGCCAACTTCGCAAGCACCTACCGGATGCCGAGCTGCGCGATTTCTACGACAGCTTATTTGAATCGGAAGCGCGGCATCACGCCGTTTATGTGCGTCTAGCGAAGCACTTCGCCCCCGAAAGCGAAGTGATGGCGCGACTGGAAGAGCTCTCAGCGGCGGAAGCGGCCATCATTGCCGCCGGAGACGAGAACGCTAGGATGCATAGTTAG
- a CDS encoding STAS domain-containing protein yields the protein MNLQILSTKDSHVHIAVSGRVSQDGIPRDKEPIASLLGPDAYTLTVLLDLKDAEVIDSSGIGWLLVCHKRFAEKGGRMVCYSAPPTVANVFKLMRMDLVFDSAANAVEAEKLAGVNAES from the coding sequence ATGAATCTACAGATCCTCTCGACCAAAGATAGCCACGTTCATATCGCCGTTTCTGGCAGAGTAAGCCAGGACGGCATTCCCCGCGATAAAGAGCCAATCGCCAGCTTGTTGGGCCCCGATGCTTACACCTTGACGGTCCTGTTAGACCTCAAAGATGCCGAGGTGATCGACTCGAGCGGGATCGGTTGGCTGCTGGTTTGTCATAAGCGATTCGCGGAAAAGGGAGGACGCATGGTTTGTTATTCAGCCCCTCCGACAGTCGCCAATGTCTTCAAATTGATGCGCATGGATCTTGTCTTTGATAGCGCGGCCAACGCCGTGGAAGCGGAGAAACTAGCTGGTGTCAACGCAGAATCATAA